Proteins co-encoded in one Cucurbita pepo subsp. pepo cultivar mu-cu-16 chromosome LG15, ASM280686v2, whole genome shotgun sequence genomic window:
- the LOC111776283 gene encoding pathogenesis-related protein 1-like, with the protein MGLVKISFSLFCVFCITILPSSLAQDSPQDYVDAHNIARSQVSAVQVGIKPIQWDEELANYATQYANERSNDCQLLHSNGPYGENLAMHSSGMTGIEAVQMWVDEQQFYDYASNTCTEGKMCGHYTQVVWQNTTKVGCAKVRCNNGGTFITCNYDPPGNVIGEWPY; encoded by the coding sequence ATGGGTCTCGTAAAgatttccttctctctcttttgtgtCTTCTGTATCACTATCCTTCCTTCGTCTCTCGCTCAAGACTCCCCTCAAGACTATGTTGATGCTCACAATATTGCTCGTTCTCAAGTGAGCGCTGTCCAAGTTGGCATCAAACCCATCCAGTGGGATGAAGAACTTGCAAACTACGCTACCCAATATGCCAATGAACGTAGCAACGACTGTCAATTGTTGCACTCTAATGGGCCTTATGGCGAGAATCTTGCAATGCATTCTAGTGGAATGACAGGCATTGAAGCAGTTCAAATGTGGGTGGATGAGCAACAATTCTACGATTATGCCTCCAACACCTGCACGGAAGGAAAAATGTGCGGCCACTACACTCAAGTGGTGTGgcaaaacacaacaaaagtTGGATGTGCAAAAGTGAGGTGCAACAATGGCGGTACATTCATCACCTGCAACTATGACCCACCAGGCAATGTCATTGGCGAGTGGCCATATTAA
- the LOC111776285 gene encoding pathogenesis-related protein 1-like produces the protein MGLVKISFSLFCVFCITILPSSLAQDSPQDYVDAHNIARSQVSAVQVGIKPIMWDEELANYATQYANERSNDCQLLHSNGPYGENLAMHSSGMTGIEAVQMWVDEQQFYDYASNTCTEGKMCGHYTQVVWQNTTKVGCAKVRCNNGGTFITCNYDPPGNVIGEWPY, from the coding sequence ATGGGTCTCGTAAAgatttccttctctctcttttgtgtCTTCTGTATCACTATCCTTCCTTCGTCTCTCGCTCAAGACTCTCCTCAAGACTATGTTGACGCTCATAATATTGCTCGTTCTCAAGTGAGCGCTGTCCAAGTTGGCATCAAACCCATCATGTGGGATGAAGAACTAGCAAACTATGCTACACAATATGCCAATGAACGTAGCAATGACTGTCAACTGTTGCACTCTAATGGGCCTTATGGCGAGAATCTTGCAATGCATTCTAGTGGAATGACAGGCATTGAAGCAGTTCAAATGTGGGTGGATGAGCAACAATTCTACGATTATGCCTCCAACACCTGCACGGAAGGAAAAATGTGCGGCCACTACACTCAAGTGGTGTGgcaaaacacaacaaaagtTGGATGTGCAAAAGTGAGGTGCAACAATGGCGGTACATTCATCACCTGCAACTATGACCCACCAGGCAATGTCATTGGGGAGTGGCCATATTAA